One window from the genome of Salvelinus namaycush isolate Seneca chromosome 19, SaNama_1.0, whole genome shotgun sequence encodes:
- the LOC120063797 gene encoding protein CREG2-like — translation MKPHHLSLALFAALLRLCESYTLRNSVSWAVASNDVVVEGELDAVSEEEVAPALLVDNSGLWKQAYPPSVLRNGAEKPKETVKSKKEDAAPVSSASRVFSYRMEEVKAPASAPSPPPHQETARTARYMAHYSDWGHLATISTQDKIKGLPFGNIFSVSDGPMDNSTGVVYFYVTLMDNSVADLRSFPFASLTFSEAEGDFCRQQVYDPEDPRCARLTLTGKMVEVGPEEVEFAQEAMFSRHPVMRKWPVGHNWFFMKLELKQVWLQDWVGGVSLIPLEDYFKATPY, via the exons ATGAAGCCACATCACCTTTCCCTGGCATTATTTGCCGCGCTACTGCGCCTTTGTGAGAGCTACACTCTCAGAAACTCAGTATCTTGGGCTGTTGCCTCCAACGATGTCGTGGTGGAGGGAGAGCTGGACGCCGTTTCCGAGGAGGAGGTCGCCCCCGCTTTGCTAGTGGACAACAGCGGGCTGTGGAAACAGGCATACCCGCCCTCCGTGTTACGAAATGGTGCGGAGAAGCCCAAAGAAACCGTCAAATCGAAAAAGGAGGATGCAGCGCCCGTGTCATCTGCCTCCAGGGTGTTCTCCTATCGGATGGAGGAGGTGAAAGCGCCCGCCAGTGCCCCCTCACCTCCCCCACATCAGGAGACGGCGAGAACAGCCAGATACATGGCCCACTACAGCGACTGGGGACATCTCGCCACCATTTCCACTCAAGACAAG ATTAAGGGCCTTCCTTTCGGGAATATCTTCTCGGTCAGTGATGGCCCAATGGACAACAGTACAGGTGTTGTCTACTTCTACGTCACTCTGATGGACAACTCTGTAGCAGACCTGAGAAGCTTCCCATTCGCCTCTCTCACCTTTTCAGAGGCAGAGGGAGACTTCTGCAG GCAGCAGGTGTATGATCCTGAGGACCCACGCTGTGCCAGACTGACCCTGACAGGCAAGATGGTGGAAGTGGGCCCAGAGGAGGTGGAGTTTGCCCAGGAGGCCATGTTCTCTAG acACCCTGTGATGAGGAAATGGCCAGTGGGACACAACTGGTTCTTTATGAAGCTGGAGCTCAAACAGGTCTGGCTCCAGGATTGGGTTGGAGGGGTGTCACTCATCCCCCTGGAAGACTACTTCAAAGCCACACCCTACTGA